From a region of the Methanolobus tindarius DSM 2278 genome:
- a CDS encoding ATP-dependent zinc protease family protein: MDENEQLITLGWREWVSLPELGIPAIKAKVDTGARTSALHAFEIEQYTENGIGMVRFLVHPVQKNQDFIIECTAPLKDKRQVTDSGGHKEMRFVIETLIEIDTYSYTIELTLTDRDTMRFKMLLGRTALENRAVVNAAASYKCGKKDAKLVYGLK, from the coding sequence ATGGATGAAAATGAACAGCTTATCACGCTTGGATGGAGGGAATGGGTTAGTTTACCAGAGCTTGGGATTCCTGCCATAAAAGCTAAAGTTGACACAGGTGCAAGAACATCGGCATTACATGCTTTTGAAATTGAGCAATACACAGAGAATGGTATTGGCATGGTCCGTTTTCTGGTACATCCGGTACAGAAAAATCAGGATTTTATTATTGAATGTACTGCTCCTCTAAAAGATAAGCGTCAGGTGACCGATTCAGGGGGGCATAAAGAGATGCGTTTTGTCATCGAAACACTTATTGAAATTGACACATATTCCTACACCATTGAACTAACACTTACTGACCGTGATACCATGCGTTTTAAAATGCTACTGGGGAGAACCGCACTGGAAAACCGGGCAGTTGTGAATGCCGCTGCATCTTATAAATGTGGAAAAAAAGATGCAAAGCTTGTTTACGGACTAAAATAG
- a CDS encoding flavodoxin family protein, with amino-acid sequence MPDSNTDRTLKAALEATGMETEFIKLSNHTIKPCLACLKCVDNNVCVIGDDGNEIAEKIKNADALIVAGYTPYSSIDSNTKSMLERLYCLRHKDGYMRGKPGGIIITSAIPCIPEAPPVAETAVGSVAAYMQEEGMEVVGDVKILGNVPCVSCGYGDDCELSGIKMIYGPDATVDSVGINSFEDQQAPMDGAKELGKKIASCLSSK; translated from the coding sequence ATCCCTGACAGCAATACGGACAGGACGCTTAAAGCTGCTCTGGAAGCAACTGGCATGGAAACCGAATTTATTAAGCTTAGTAATCATACGATCAAACCATGTCTGGCATGTCTGAAATGTGTTGATAACAATGTATGTGTCATAGGTGATGATGGAAACGAGATTGCAGAGAAGATTAAAAATGCTGATGCCCTCATTGTTGCGGGTTATACTCCTTACTCTTCAATAGATTCAAATACCAAATCAATGCTTGAGCGTCTTTATTGCCTGCGTCACAAGGACGGCTACATGAGAGGGAAGCCCGGTGGAATTATCATTACTTCGGCTATTCCATGTATTCCCGAAGCTCCACCGGTTGCAGAAACTGCCGTGGGTTCTGTTGCAGCTTACATGCAGGAAGAAGGCATGGAAGTTGTAGGTGATGTTAAGATACTGGGTAATGTCCCATGTGTCAGTTGTGGCTATGGCGATGATTGTGAACTCAGCGGCATCAAGATGATCTACGGGCCCGATGCAACTGTGGATTCTGTTGGTATCAATAGTTTTGAGGACCAGCAAGCTCCTATGGATGGTGCAAAGGAGTTAGGTAAGAAAATTGCCTCTTGCCTCAGTTCAAAGTAA
- a CDS encoding fluoroquinolone export ABC transporter permease subunit, with protein sequence MSRLVSTMRTDVTVQLRNNLYTIGIIAGILVAVAVSSVAGPSQLYSVVPALMLMVAGGSTLLYVAGMIIFEKDEGTLNAVIVSPLRIFEYLLSKVISLTALATLESFVMIGGAMLIMSFSDKVTFPNIPLLLLGIVAIGVIYTLIGIILIVRFDRITDFLIPMSMIAVLLQLPFLYFLGWIVHPVFLIIPTSAPAMLMQGAYIPLMTWEWGYAVVYTAIQIGLFSVWAYRAFNTHIIMKVN encoded by the coding sequence ATGAGTCGTCTGGTTTCCACAATGAGGACCGATGTGACCGTACAGCTACGCAACAACCTTTACACTATTGGAATAATCGCAGGAATACTCGTTGCAGTAGCAGTATCCAGCGTGGCAGGTCCGAGCCAGTTATATTCTGTCGTGCCGGCTTTGATGCTCATGGTTGCAGGTGGTTCCACGTTGCTTTACGTTGCAGGCATGATTATCTTTGAAAAAGACGAAGGCACCCTCAATGCAGTGATCGTTTCACCACTGAGAATATTCGAATATCTCCTGTCCAAGGTGATAAGTCTCACCGCGCTGGCAACGCTGGAATCATTCGTGATGATCGGTGGTGCAATGTTAATCATGAGTTTTTCGGACAAAGTCACTTTCCCGAACATTCCACTCCTGTTGCTGGGCATTGTCGCAATCGGAGTGATCTACACACTCATCGGTATCATTTTGATAGTTCGTTTTGACAGGATTACTGATTTTCTCATACCCATGTCAATGATCGCAGTATTACTTCAACTTCCGTTTCTGTATTTCCTTGGATGGATAGTTCATCCTGTGTTTCTCATAATACCTACAAGCGCACCGGCGATGCTGATGCAGGGTGCATACATTCCACTCATGACATGGGAATGGGGTTATGCGGTTGTTTACACGGCCATACAGATCGGTCTCTTTTCGGTCTGGGCATACCGTGCTTTCAATACACACATCATCATGAAGGTGAACTGA
- a CDS encoding TetR/AcrR family transcriptional regulator, which yields MELKDRIINSAHELFSEKGYDKTTVADIIQKAGSSKGGFYHHFKSKEEVIEAITRNYMHEFLLYYDEVLESDSPVIDSINEVLIKITRYKLNQVKDWPKLSRIYSFSGNHIIIKKIADDFEKVTTELYAQLIQRGNKEGIFDVQYPNILAGLWTRELMRVLDRSREAIFSEDNAIPWEYGELLDFSEKLFNDTLGLKNNEICIKAPILAYVEGIRKQLGSQIHTSQ from the coding sequence ATGGAATTGAAAGACAGGATCATCAACTCAGCTCATGAACTATTTTCCGAAAAGGGATACGATAAAACCACAGTTGCGGATATAATCCAGAAGGCAGGCAGTTCCAAAGGTGGCTTTTATCATCACTTCAAATCAAAGGAAGAAGTCATTGAAGCAATTACCCGGAATTACATGCACGAATTCCTGCTTTACTACGATGAGGTACTTGAAAGTGATTCTCCGGTCATAGATTCAATAAACGAAGTCCTGATTAAAATTACCCGGTATAAGCTTAATCAGGTCAAAGACTGGCCGAAACTGAGTCGCATTTATTCATTCAGTGGCAACCATATCATTATCAAAAAGATAGCAGATGACTTTGAAAAAGTCACAACCGAACTCTATGCGCAGTTGATACAGAGAGGAAATAAGGAAGGAATTTTCGATGTTCAGTATCCGAATATTCTGGCAGGACTTTGGACAAGAGAGTTGATGAGAGTTCTTGACAGGTCCCGAGAAGCTATTTTTTCAGAAGACAATGCAATTCCATGGGAATATGGAGAACTCCTGGATTTCAGTGAAAAGCTTTTCAACGATACGCTGGGATTAAAGAACAATGAGATTTGCATAAAGGCTCCGATCCTGGCTTACGTGGAAGGTATCAGGAAACAGCTTGGAAGTCAAATCCATACTTCCCAGTGA
- a CDS encoding ABC transporter ATP-binding protein — translation MITVKNLNYTYPGAENETLHGLNFEIDKGEIFGFLGPSGAGKSTTQNLIIGLLKEYGGSIEVMGREVSEWGQDYYEHVGVSFELPNHYLKLTALENLNYFRSLYEGETSEPMEVLEWVGLKDDANKKVSEFSKGMKVRLNVARSLIHRPKILFLDEPTSGLDPVSSRKIKDLVLELRSQGTTVFVTTHNMMVADELCDRVAFITSGNIGIIDSPSALKKQYGKRNVRVEYLGEQFEVNTETENVQCKEFPLDGIGEDDEFINLLKSGKHIETIHTQETTLENIFIQVTGEALHT, via the coding sequence ATGATTACAGTCAAAAATCTTAACTATACATACCCCGGTGCAGAGAATGAAACACTGCACGGCCTGAATTTTGAAATAGATAAAGGTGAGATATTTGGTTTCCTGGGACCGTCGGGTGCGGGGAAATCCACCACGCAGAACCTGATAATCGGACTTCTCAAAGAATACGGAGGTAGCATTGAGGTAATGGGACGTGAGGTCAGCGAATGGGGACAGGACTATTACGAGCATGTAGGTGTCTCATTCGAACTGCCGAATCATTACCTAAAACTCACAGCACTGGAAAATCTGAACTATTTCCGCTCGCTTTATGAGGGAGAAACATCAGAACCTATGGAAGTTCTGGAATGGGTAGGGTTGAAGGATGATGCTAATAAAAAAGTCTCTGAATTCAGTAAAGGTATGAAAGTCCGTCTGAATGTTGCACGGAGTCTTATTCACAGACCGAAAATACTCTTTCTGGATGAACCGACAAGCGGTCTTGATCCGGTTAGTTCCCGTAAGATCAAAGATCTGGTGCTGGAACTACGCAGTCAGGGTACAACAGTTTTTGTAACCACCCATAACATGATGGTGGCGGATGAATTATGCGACAGGGTTGCCTTCATCACATCAGGTAACATCGGTATTATCGACTCACCTTCAGCTCTCAAAAAACAGTACGGAAAACGCAACGTTCGTGTGGAATATCTTGGAGAACAGTTCGAGGTGAACACTGAGACGGAGAATGTCCAGTGTAAGGAATTCCCACTTGATGGCATAGGGGAAGACGATGAATTCATCAATCTGTTAAAATCAGGTAAACACATTGAAACTATTCACACGCAGGAAACCACTCTGGAGAATATCTTTATTCAGGTTACCGGGGAGGCACTCCATACATGA
- a CDS encoding alpha/beta hydrolase, protein MKKHEVLIDNIPAVLWGENNRKLFVAVHGNMSHKNDIPISILAEETVPLGYQVLSFDLPQHGDRINETAPCKVQNCISDLCKIIEYAQTKANDISLFACSMGAYFSLLAFKELPLQQCLFLSPVVNMERIIDNMMKWLNISEEQLKKEREIDTPIGQTLYWDYYCYVKENPIVRWDNPTAILYGEEDNICEYDIVNSFSRKFNCHLEVMKNGEHYFHTPDQLSYYRKWLADHLCKL, encoded by the coding sequence ATGAAAAAACACGAAGTACTCATCGATAACATCCCGGCTGTCCTGTGGGGAGAGAACAACAGAAAACTGTTTGTGGCTGTTCATGGAAACATGTCCCATAAAAACGATATTCCCATTTCCATTCTTGCTGAAGAGACGGTTCCTTTAGGTTATCAGGTACTTAGCTTTGACCTGCCACAGCACGGGGACCGAATAAATGAGACGGCACCTTGCAAAGTTCAGAACTGTATCAGCGACCTTTGTAAGATAATAGAATATGCACAAACAAAAGCCAATGATATCAGCTTATTTGCCTGTAGCATGGGAGCATATTTCAGCCTGCTTGCTTTTAAAGAACTTCCCTTACAGCAATGTTTGTTCCTTTCTCCTGTTGTCAACATGGAACGTATCATTGACAACATGATGAAATGGCTCAACATAAGCGAAGAACAATTGAAGAAGGAACGGGAAATTGACACGCCAATAGGACAAACATTGTACTGGGATTACTATTGCTATGTTAAAGAAAATCCAATTGTTCGATGGGATAATCCCACTGCAATCCTTTATGGAGAAGAGGATAACATTTGCGAATATGATATTGTGAATTCCTTTTCAAGGAAATTCAATTGTCACCTGGAAGTAATGAAAAACGGCGAACATTACTTTCATACACCAGACCAGCTCAGCTATTACAGAAAATGGTTAGCAGATCATCTTTGCAAATTGTGA
- the rimK gene encoding 30S ribosomal protein S6--L-glutamate ligase — translation MKIALLSRNSKLYSTRRLIEAAEERGHEVHVIDVLRAYMNVTSHNPSIHYKGEELKDFDAVIPRIGASVTSYGAAVLRQFEMMGVFPLNESVAITRSRDKLRSLQLLSRKGIGLPITVYASKPGDVKDMINMVGGAPLVIKLLEGTQGIGVVLAESQKAAESIIEGFMGVKANILVQEYIKESNGADIRCFVIGGKVVASMKRQGPEGEFRSNMHRGGTATTIRITPEERSTAVRAAKIMGLNVAGVDLLRSNHGPVVMEVNSSPGLEGIENTTGKDIASMIIEYIEKNSKFGKTATKGQG, via the coding sequence ATGAAAATTGCTTTACTTTCAAGAAACAGTAAACTTTACTCAACAAGAAGATTAATTGAAGCAGCCGAAGAGAGAGGACATGAAGTTCATGTAATAGATGTACTAAGAGCTTACATGAACGTCACCTCACACAATCCTTCCATTCATTACAAAGGAGAAGAACTCAAAGACTTCGATGCTGTAATTCCCCGTATAGGAGCATCAGTTACATCCTATGGTGCAGCTGTGCTGCGACAATTTGAAATGATGGGTGTTTTCCCCCTAAATGAATCGGTAGCAATTACGCGTTCAAGAGATAAACTACGCTCTTTGCAATTGTTGTCCAGAAAAGGCATAGGCTTGCCGATAACCGTATACGCAAGCAAACCAGGTGATGTGAAAGACATGATTAACATGGTCGGTGGAGCTCCACTGGTAATCAAACTCCTTGAAGGTACACAGGGCATAGGAGTAGTACTTGCAGAAAGCCAGAAAGCTGCTGAGAGTATCATTGAAGGTTTCATGGGAGTTAAAGCGAATATCCTGGTGCAGGAATATATAAAAGAATCAAATGGAGCAGATATTCGCTGTTTTGTAATTGGTGGAAAAGTTGTGGCTTCCATGAAAAGACAGGGACCGGAAGGTGAATTCAGGTCAAATATGCACAGGGGGGGAACTGCAACAACTATCAGAATTACACCGGAGGAACGTTCAACAGCAGTGAGGGCTGCAAAAATAATGGGACTTAATGTTGCCGGTGTTGACCTTTTGCGTTCAAACCACGGACCGGTGGTAATGGAGGTTAATTCCAGCCCAGGCCTGGAAGGTATCGAAAACACTACAGGAAAAGATATTGCATCCATGATTATCGAATACATCGAGAAAAACAGTAAATTTGGTAAAACCGCAACCAAAGGCCAGGGTTGA
- a CDS encoding aspartate aminotransferase family protein: protein MSSKDTIETEDKYFAPFFVKQQISIEKGEGVYVWDEEGRRYLDFTAGWGVTCIGHANPVITDALFEQGKKIIQNPNSGLTYSPSRARLLSLMQEILPSNLSRIFFTNSGAETNDAAIKLAQKVTGRPEIISTFQSFHGRTISTASATGQAKSRDRYNPLMPNYRFVPYNDLEAMKDALDKSVAAVILEPVQGEGGIRIPSQDYLKEVSNLCKNNGSLLIVDEIQTGFFRTGPAFVTGECGVEVDFLTMAKGIAGGFPFGAFAMSEKVAEKIEIGDHGGTYCGNPLGCAVSYAVIKYLLDNNISENVIKMGQLALNRMKQWQNEYSDAVVGLRGKGLLIMIDFKDQDICSKIKDECQAKGLLVTQTQGIGIRIFPALNITENELEKGLQILEDAIASVVKSGI, encoded by the coding sequence ATGTCTAGCAAGGACACAATTGAAACAGAAGACAAGTATTTTGCACCATTCTTCGTGAAACAGCAAATCTCCATTGAAAAAGGAGAGGGAGTTTATGTATGGGACGAAGAAGGAAGAAGATACCTTGACTTCACAGCCGGTTGGGGTGTGACATGTATAGGTCATGCAAATCCGGTTATTACTGATGCCCTGTTCGAGCAGGGGAAGAAAATAATCCAGAACCCCAATTCAGGACTTACATATTCACCGTCACGTGCACGCCTACTTTCCCTGATGCAGGAGATTCTCCCATCAAATCTTAGCAGGATTTTCTTTACAAACAGCGGGGCTGAGACAAACGATGCTGCCATAAAACTTGCCCAGAAGGTGACAGGCAGGCCTGAAATAATTTCAACTTTCCAGAGTTTCCACGGGCGTACAATCAGTACGGCTTCAGCCACAGGTCAGGCCAAAAGCAGGGACAGGTATAATCCTTTAATGCCCAATTATCGTTTTGTTCCATACAATGATCTGGAAGCAATGAAAGATGCTCTTGATAAGAGTGTTGCAGCAGTAATACTGGAACCCGTACAGGGAGAGGGTGGAATCCGCATACCTTCACAGGATTACCTGAAAGAGGTTAGTAATCTGTGTAAGAATAATGGCAGTCTGCTCATTGTGGATGAGATACAGACCGGTTTTTTCAGGACTGGACCTGCCTTTGTTACAGGTGAATGTGGTGTGGAAGTCGATTTCCTGACCATGGCCAAAGGAATTGCCGGCGGTTTCCCCTTCGGTGCTTTTGCTATGTCGGAAAAAGTAGCAGAAAAAATAGAGATTGGTGACCATGGTGGCACTTACTGTGGCAATCCTCTTGGATGTGCTGTTTCCTATGCAGTGATTAAGTATCTTCTGGACAACAATATCTCTGAAAATGTGATAAAAATGGGTCAACTGGCCTTAAATCGCATGAAACAATGGCAGAATGAATATAGTGATGCTGTTGTCGGTCTAAGGGGAAAAGGTCTTCTAATTATGATCGATTTCAAGGATCAGGACATCTGCTCAAAAATTAAGGATGAATGCCAGGCAAAAGGTTTGCTCGTAACCCAGACTCAGGGCATTGGCATAAGAATATTCCCGGCTTTGAATATAACTGAGAATGAACTTGAGAAAGGCTTGCAGATACTGGAAGATGCAATTGCAAGTGTTGTGAAGAGTGGCATTTGA
- a CDS encoding succinylglutamate desuccinylase/aspartoacylase family protein, with amino-acid sequence MQPPITIAGTTIQPGTRKSIELPIPSFYTHTASSMPVHVIHGRNPGPCLLVCAAIHGDEINGVEIIRRLLKHKTINNIKGTLIAIPVVNIFGFVSQSRYLPDRRDLNRSFPGSKKGSMAARLANILIEEIVDKCSHVIDLHTGATGKDNLPQIRAFLEEDEEIEKLARAFGVPVIIHTDLRDGSLREAAKKRNIPVLLYEAGEALRFDEVAIRAGVRGVLGVMSCLEMRKQKTRKKNYNAVISRETSWIRAHDSGIFRSIVPLGASVEKGDLLGYINDPLGEIETKVTSSVFGIVIGKTNMPLVHEGDATFHIARYQEAEEISGYIETYNEELGSLNG; translated from the coding sequence ATGCAGCCACCCATCACCATAGCAGGCACGACAATACAACCGGGAACAAGGAAGTCCATAGAATTACCTATTCCCAGTTTTTATACTCACACAGCTTCCTCCATGCCTGTTCACGTCATACACGGACGTAATCCCGGACCATGCCTGCTGGTCTGCGCTGCAATACATGGTGATGAGATTAACGGTGTGGAAATAATTCGCCGTTTATTGAAACATAAAACAATCAACAACATCAAAGGCACTCTTATTGCCATTCCGGTTGTAAATATTTTTGGTTTTGTGTCCCAGTCCCGCTATTTGCCTGACAGAAGAGACCTGAACAGATCATTTCCCGGATCAAAAAAAGGTTCAATGGCAGCCCGCCTTGCAAATATCCTGATTGAGGAAATTGTGGATAAATGCAGCCACGTAATAGACCTGCACACCGGAGCAACAGGTAAAGACAACCTGCCTCAGATACGTGCATTCCTTGAAGAAGATGAAGAAATCGAAAAGTTAGCCCGTGCATTTGGAGTACCGGTTATTATCCACACAGACCTTCGTGACGGTTCGTTACGTGAAGCTGCAAAGAAAAGAAACATACCTGTTTTACTATACGAAGCAGGAGAAGCTCTCCGTTTTGATGAAGTCGCCATCAGGGCAGGTGTAAGGGGTGTACTCGGAGTGATGTCATGCCTGGAAATGAGGAAGCAAAAGACCAGGAAGAAAAATTACAATGCTGTGATATCAAGGGAAACGAGCTGGATACGTGCACATGACAGTGGAATTTTTCGTTCGATTGTTCCCCTTGGAGCTTCAGTTGAGAAAGGAGATCTTCTGGGCTATATAAATGACCCTCTCGGTGAAATCGAAACAAAAGTTACAAGCTCGGTTTTTGGAATAGTAATTGGAAAAACAAATATGCCACTCGTCCATGAAGGAGACGCTACGTTCCACATAGCCAGATACCAGGAAGCGGAAGAAATCTCAGGCTACATTGAAACATACAATGAAGAACTGGGTTCTTTAAATGGGTGA
- a CDS encoding gamma carbonic anhydrase family protein, with product MILKFKSLSPDISDSAFVAENATVIGDVVLEEESSVWFSAVIRGDISSIRVGKRSNVQDNVVIHTSEKYGVEIADDVTIGHCAVVHGCKIGNNVLIGMNSTVLDGAEIGGNCIIGANALVPPGKKIPAGSMVMGVPAKVVRQLSEDEILGIKENAAVYVKLLREYKGMD from the coding sequence ATGATCCTTAAATTCAAATCTTTAAGTCCTGATATTTCCGATTCTGCTTTTGTGGCTGAAAATGCAACTGTAATTGGGGATGTTGTTCTGGAAGAAGAATCCAGTGTATGGTTCAGTGCGGTAATTCGTGGAGATATCAGCTCTATTCGCGTTGGAAAAAGATCCAATGTTCAGGACAATGTTGTCATTCACACATCAGAAAAGTATGGTGTTGAGATTGCAGATGATGTGACAATTGGTCATTGTGCTGTGGTTCACGGATGTAAAATTGGCAATAACGTACTCATAGGAATGAACTCAACAGTGTTGGACGGTGCGGAGATTGGAGGGAACTGCATCATAGGAGCAAACGCACTTGTGCCACCGGGAAAGAAGATTCCTGCCGGAAGTATGGTTATGGGAGTTCCTGCAAAAGTTGTCAGGCAGCTTTCAGAAGATGAGATTCTGGGAATAAAAGAGAATGCAGCCGTTTATGTCAAACTGCTGCGAGAATACAAGGGAATGGATTGA
- a CDS encoding PrsW family intramembrane metalloprotease — protein sequence MESTTPEKLPDDTVAEQQSSYENIENKRKLSWLKVFTGGLVLYVFGVVALAATRNTNIFPTVVMLGNFLVPITYVAFFYQRRHLSKLDMPTTAWAFFYGGLLGVLAAATLEPIFLSQKSLFYSFEVGLIEEFAKIIGVIIIARRCFHDSEMDGLILGAASGMGFAALESTGYAFTAFLNSGGSLSQTVLITLIRGVIAPIGHGTWTAILVSTMFRESGPRRFHINLKVIGAYITVAALHGLWNGLPDVLSLFPVTVFNVFTGQVSVAIFGFYLLWRRYEEAKRLQLQRLWQGIKQPVCWK from the coding sequence ATGGAAAGTACAACCCCTGAAAAACTACCGGATGACACAGTTGCTGAACAGCAATCGTCTTATGAGAATATTGAAAACAAAAGAAAACTTTCATGGCTTAAAGTTTTCACCGGTGGACTGGTTCTTTATGTGTTCGGTGTTGTTGCACTTGCTGCAACCCGTAATACAAATATATTTCCTACTGTTGTAATGCTTGGGAATTTCCTTGTGCCGATCACCTATGTTGCTTTCTTCTACCAGAGAAGACACCTGAGCAAACTGGACATGCCAACAACTGCATGGGCATTTTTTTACGGAGGACTGTTGGGAGTACTGGCAGCAGCAACCCTAGAACCAATATTCCTGTCACAAAAATCTTTATTTTACTCTTTTGAAGTGGGACTTATCGAGGAGTTTGCCAAAATAATCGGAGTAATAATAATTGCCAGACGCTGTTTCCATGATTCTGAAATGGACGGACTTATACTTGGAGCTGCTTCAGGAATGGGGTTTGCGGCTCTGGAAAGTACAGGATATGCATTTACTGCATTTCTCAACAGCGGTGGAAGCCTCTCACAAACAGTGCTTATAACACTGATAAGAGGAGTAATCGCACCAATAGGGCATGGAACATGGACAGCAATACTGGTGAGCACAATGTTCAGGGAAAGCGGACCCCGAAGATTCCACATTAATCTCAAAGTCATCGGAGCATACATTACAGTGGCTGCCCTCCACGGATTATGGAACGGACTACCTGATGTCCTGTCACTGTTCCCTGTTACAGTATTTAATGTGTTTACCGGCCAGGTTTCTGTGGCAATATTTGGATTTTACCTTTTGTGGAGAAGGTATGAAGAAGCTAAAAGGTTGCAACTCCAGCGGCTCTGGCAGGGAATCAAGCAGCCAGTGTGCTGGAAATAA
- a CDS encoding GNAT family N-acetyltransferase has protein sequence MIIRKASLSDESQITNLIKGIPGVWQELWRDNVVEIVLCSNEGNVLVAEENDTIIGFASFHDCGFRAYLSELVVAESEQNKGIGRELLKEGERLLSSQGCHLVIGDIFPPAIGFYEKNGWKCPLSALRSKLLNNID, from the coding sequence ATGATCATAAGAAAAGCAAGTTTATCAGATGAAAGTCAAATTACAAATCTTATAAAGGGAATTCCTGGAGTCTGGCAAGAGCTATGGAGAGATAATGTAGTTGAGATAGTTTTGTGTAGCAATGAAGGTAATGTGCTGGTTGCAGAAGAAAACGACACAATTATAGGATTTGCTTCTTTTCATGACTGCGGTTTCAGAGCATATTTAAGTGAACTGGTTGTTGCAGAGTCTGAACAAAATAAAGGAATTGGCAGGGAGTTATTAAAGGAGGGAGAAAGACTTCTCTCTTCACAAGGTTGTCATCTGGTTATTGGAGATATTTTCCCACCTGCAATCGGGTTTTATGAAAAGAATGGATGGAAATGTCCTTTATCCGCACTTCGATCTAAGTTATTAAATAACATAGACTAA
- a CDS encoding DUF5788 family protein: protein MSVKDDTLSEWERKQLLAALHARLFWVGEEIPYSVEIKGNKCKLHELVWQLINKETLTDEDRKHIDKYISYLREKEQEDETKLKTEKLTKKEAKALFNETSGILRAIMDLREIEDGTVREKEKEFHDLFSRERVAEARRWLRFLHDSGSLE from the coding sequence ATGTCAGTAAAGGATGATACATTATCAGAATGGGAAAGGAAACAGCTTCTTGCAGCCTTACATGCCAGGCTTTTCTGGGTAGGTGAAGAAATTCCATATTCTGTAGAAATTAAAGGCAATAAATGCAAGTTGCATGAACTTGTGTGGCAACTGATAAACAAGGAAACTCTTACCGATGAAGACCGGAAGCATATTGATAAATACATTAGCTATCTCAGGGAAAAAGAACAGGAAGATGAAACAAAGCTCAAAACCGAGAAACTAACAAAAAAAGAAGCAAAAGCCCTTTTTAATGAGACCAGCGGCATTTTAAGAGCTATTATGGATCTCAGGGAAATAGAGGATGGAACGGTCAGGGAAAAAGAGAAAGAGTTCCATGATCTCTTTTCCAGAGAAAGAGTAGCTGAAGCACGCAGATGGCTGCGGTTTCTGCATGATTCTGGTAGTCTGGAATGA